The Pseudomonas allokribbensis genome has a window encoding:
- a CDS encoding sugar diacid recognition domain-containing protein — MFELDHDLAQDIVDRAMAILPYNVNVMDSQGLILGSGEPERINTRHEGAQLVLANGRVVEIDAQTAVHLKGVQPGINLPLLLDQRLIGVLGITGEPEQLRTYAELVRMTAEMLVGQRNQQSEQQWRRQRCDDLLALLLSEAGDSPRLVDEAQQLGLKPQLTRVPYLFELGLEHGPGQTVEALSAWLMTRYPDSWCVSSAKSSLLWCRPASQNVEHDRLLEKLDGLGWNILRIAVGGQADGLAGLRRCYRRVGDLLAYGREVLPRSRLLTLNRYRLPVMLWRHRNDDALDELLKPLRKVIAKDNNGQLLATLRSWCDHDGQSQACADALGIHRNSLRYRMERIAELSGVDPLRLDGMLALYLGVQLLPQTDDLSK; from the coding sequence ATGTTCGAACTCGATCACGACCTCGCCCAGGACATCGTCGACCGGGCCATGGCCATTTTGCCGTACAACGTCAACGTCATGGACAGCCAGGGGCTGATCCTCGGCAGTGGCGAGCCGGAGCGGATCAACACCCGTCACGAAGGTGCGCAACTGGTGCTGGCCAACGGGAGAGTAGTGGAGATTGACGCGCAGACGGCGGTGCATCTGAAAGGCGTGCAGCCGGGGATCAATCTGCCGTTGCTGCTCGATCAGCGTTTGATCGGTGTGCTCGGGATCACCGGTGAGCCGGAGCAATTGCGCACTTACGCCGAACTGGTGCGCATGACGGCTGAAATGCTCGTTGGCCAGCGCAATCAGCAATCCGAGCAGCAGTGGCGGCGGCAACGCTGCGATGACTTGCTTGCGCTGCTGTTGAGCGAAGCAGGGGACTCGCCGCGTTTGGTGGATGAAGCTCAGCAACTCGGGCTGAAACCGCAACTGACGCGGGTGCCCTATCTGTTTGAATTAGGTCTGGAGCATGGGCCGGGGCAGACCGTCGAGGCGCTGAGTGCCTGGTTGATGACGCGCTATCCGGACAGCTGGTGCGTGAGTTCCGCGAAGTCGTCACTGCTGTGGTGCCGGCCAGCGAGTCAGAACGTCGAGCATGATCGTTTGCTGGAAAAACTCGATGGCCTGGGCTGGAACATCCTGCGCATTGCTGTCGGTGGGCAGGCCGATGGGCTGGCCGGGTTGCGCCGTTGCTATCGACGGGTCGGCGACTTGCTCGCCTATGGCCGCGAAGTGTTGCCCCGTTCACGGCTGCTGACTCTCAATCGCTATCGCTTGCCGGTCATGCTCTGGCGCCATCGCAACGATGATGCGCTGGATGAACTGCTCAAACCGTTGCGCAAGGTCATCGCCAAGGACAACAACGGCCAGTTGCTCGCGACCCTGCGCAGTTGGTGCGATCACGACGGGCAGAGCCAGGCTTGCGCGGATGCGTTGGGGATTCACCGCAACAGCCTGCGCTATCGGATGGAGCGAATTGCCGAGTTGAGCGGGGTCGATCCGCTGAGGCTCGACGGGATGCTGGCGTTGTATCTGGGGGTGCAATTGCTGCCGCAGACTGACGATTTGTCGAAATGA
- a CDS encoding methyl-accepting chemotaxis protein, with product MSLRNLNIAPRAFLGFAFIALLVIVLGVFAVNRMSVIRQASVEMQTNQLPSVTYLGVVTENVLRLRILSFRILVNRDAAGLQEAQTRIGVLVDKVRSAQAAYAALPAESEERAQYQAFATTLDNYLQAQNQMMDLSRQDKVEDMRTLINTKIKDGTDQMGEQLNKLIAINAAGAKDASIQAGEHYDSAITGIVIVAVFAAFATVLLAWLLTRSIVTPLNRAVAAAQTIAGGNLTKAIEIDGKDEPARLLEALAAMQANLRKTIEQIAGSATQLGAAAEELSAVTEEASRGLQQQNDEIEQAATAVNEMTAAVEEVARNAVSTSEASNQSTHAAREGRDQVVKTVDAIQTMTHDVQNTAQMIEGLAAQGRDIGKVLDVIRAIAEQTNLLALNAAIEAARAGEAGRGFAVVADEVRALAHRTAQSTQEIEKMVAGIQNGTGEAVESMQQSNQRTQSTLEMARAAGVALEQITQSINQINERNLVIASASEEQAQVSREVDRNLVNIRDLATQSAAGANQTSAATHELSRLAVDLNAMVARFVI from the coding sequence ATGTCCTTGCGTAATCTGAATATCGCGCCCCGTGCCTTCCTCGGTTTTGCCTTTATTGCCCTGCTGGTGATCGTGCTCGGCGTGTTCGCCGTCAACCGCATGTCGGTCATCCGCCAGGCCTCTGTCGAAATGCAGACCAATCAGTTGCCCAGCGTCACTTACCTTGGCGTGGTGACGGAAAACGTCTTGCGCCTGCGGATCCTGTCGTTCCGCATTCTGGTCAACCGTGACGCTGCCGGCCTGCAAGAAGCACAGACTCGCATCGGCGTGCTGGTGGACAAGGTACGCAGCGCTCAGGCCGCCTACGCCGCATTGCCGGCCGAGAGTGAAGAGCGCGCGCAATACCAGGCTTTCGCGACGACCCTGGACAACTACCTGCAAGCCCAGAACCAGATGATGGACTTGTCGCGTCAGGACAAGGTCGAGGACATGCGCACCCTGATCAACACGAAGATCAAGGACGGCACCGACCAGATGGGCGAGCAGCTCAACAAACTGATTGCGATCAATGCCGCCGGTGCCAAGGACGCGTCCATTCAGGCCGGTGAACACTACGACAGCGCGATCACCGGCATTGTCATCGTGGCGGTCTTCGCGGCATTTGCCACGGTGTTGTTGGCCTGGCTGCTGACCCGCAGCATCGTCACCCCGTTGAACCGTGCCGTCGCTGCCGCGCAAACCATCGCCGGTGGCAACTTGACCAAAGCCATCGAAATCGACGGCAAGGACGAACCGGCACGACTGCTTGAAGCCCTGGCCGCGATGCAGGCCAACCTGCGTAAAACCATCGAACAGATTGCCGGTTCCGCCACGCAACTGGGCGCCGCTGCCGAAGAACTCAGCGCCGTGACCGAAGAAGCGTCCCGTGGCCTGCAACAGCAGAACGACGAAATCGAACAGGCCGCCACCGCCGTCAACGAAATGACCGCAGCGGTGGAAGAGGTCGCACGCAACGCGGTGTCGACCTCCGAAGCGTCGAACCAGTCGACCCACGCCGCCCGCGAAGGTCGCGACCAGGTGGTGAAAACCGTCGACGCGATCCAGACCATGACCCACGACGTGCAGAACACCGCGCAAATGATCGAAGGCCTGGCGGCTCAGGGCCGCGACATCGGCAAGGTGCTGGACGTGATCCGCGCCATCGCCGAACAGACCAACCTGCTGGCGCTCAACGCCGCCATCGAAGCAGCCCGTGCCGGTGAAGCCGGACGCGGGTTCGCCGTGGTGGCGGACGAGGTTCGCGCACTGGCCCATCGCACCGCGCAATCGACCCAGGAAATCGAAAAAATGGTCGCCGGCATCCAGAACGGCACCGGCGAAGCGGTCGAGTCGATGCAGCAAAGCAACCAGCGCACCCAGTCCACTCTTGAAATGGCCCGCGCCGCTGGCGTCGCGCTGGAGCAGATCACCCAGTCGATCAATCAGATCAACGAGCGCAACCTGGTGATCGCCAGTGCCTCGGAAGAGCAGGCGCAGGTGTCCCGTGAAGTCGACCGCAACCTGGTCAACATCCGCGACCTGGCCACCCAATCGGCCGCCGGCGCCAACCAGACCAGCGCCGCGACTCACGAACTGTCGCGCCTGGCGGTGGATTTGAATGCGATGGTGGCGCGGTTTGTGATTTGA
- a CDS encoding 2-hydroxyacid dehydrogenase, producing the protein MKKQVVLYKKLSPSLMAQLQEQVDVTLIESLDADGLMKLRDALPAAHGLLGASLKLDAALLDLAPQLEAISSVSVGVDNYDIDYLTRRKVMLTNTPDVLTETTADTGFALVLATARRVVELANMVRGGHWHRSIGPAHFGTDVHGKTLGIIGMGRIGEALAQRGHFGFGMPVIYHSQSRKPAVEARFDAQYRSLEDLLQQADFICLTLPLTAQTEGLIGAEQFALMRPESIFINISRGKVVDEAAMIEALRHNRIRAAGLDVFEREPLNHDSPLLQLNNVVATPHMGSATHETREAMARCAVENLLAALAGERPANLVNPPR; encoded by the coding sequence ATGAAAAAGCAGGTTGTGTTGTACAAGAAACTTTCGCCTTCTCTGATGGCGCAACTTCAGGAGCAAGTCGATGTAACGCTGATCGAAAGCCTCGACGCCGACGGCCTGATGAAACTGCGCGACGCCCTGCCCGCCGCCCACGGTCTGCTTGGCGCGAGCCTGAAACTGGACGCGGCCCTGCTCGATCTGGCGCCACAACTCGAAGCGATTTCCAGCGTTTCGGTGGGCGTCGACAACTACGACATCGACTACCTGACCCGCCGCAAGGTCATGCTGACAAACACCCCGGACGTGCTCACCGAAACCACCGCCGACACCGGTTTCGCGCTAGTCCTGGCCACCGCCCGGCGGGTGGTGGAACTGGCGAACATGGTGCGCGGTGGTCACTGGCATCGCAGCATCGGCCCGGCGCATTTCGGTACCGATGTGCACGGCAAGACGCTGGGCATCATCGGCATGGGCCGGATCGGCGAGGCGTTGGCGCAGCGTGGGCATTTCGGATTTGGCATGCCGGTGATCTATCACAGTCAGTCGCGCAAACCGGCGGTTGAAGCGCGGTTCGATGCGCAGTACCGCAGCCTGGAGGATCTGTTGCAGCAGGCGGACTTCATCTGCCTGACGTTGCCGCTGACTGCACAGACAGAAGGCTTGATCGGCGCCGAACAGTTCGCGTTGATGCGCCCGGAAAGCATCTTCATCAACATTTCCCGGGGCAAGGTGGTGGACGAAGCCGCGATGATCGAAGCGCTGCGGCATAACCGGATTCGCGCGGCGGGGCTGGATGTGTTTGAACGCGAGCCGCTAAATCACGATTCGCCGTTATTGCAGTTGAACAACGTCGTGGCAACGCCGCACATGGGCTCGGCAACCCACGAAACGCGCGAAGCCATGGCGCGGTGTGCGGTGGAGAATCTGTTGGCGGCGTTGGCGGGTGAAAGGCCCGCCAACCTGGTGAATCCCCCGCGCTGA
- a CDS encoding LacI family DNA-binding transcriptional regulator: MNDFSAAQRSRVTMLDVAEHAGVSKASVSRFIGDDRALLSDAIAQRIEQAIAELGYRPNQMARGLKRGRTRLIGMLVADIRNPYSIAVMHGVETACRRHGYSLVVCNTDRDDEQERQHLALLRSYNIEGLIVNTLGHHRDELDELKREMPLVLVDRKVDGLDSDMVGLNNPQAIEMALEHLQQRGYRDVLLVTEPYDGTSSRIERVSSFQQQIGQREDMRGTVLETGPSLANDLQTFLNTPDNGPKALFCANGVAALACTLALREIGCRLFEDVGLIALDDLDWYPLVGSGITALAQPTAEMGAQAFECLLKRLRGEDGAARTLDFAPVLIERGSTRGIAE, translated from the coding sequence GTGAACGATTTCTCCGCCGCCCAGCGCAGCCGCGTCACCATGCTCGACGTCGCCGAACACGCTGGCGTGTCCAAGGCCAGCGTCTCGCGTTTTATCGGCGATGACCGCGCCCTGCTCTCCGATGCCATCGCCCAGCGCATCGAGCAGGCAATTGCCGAACTCGGCTATCGCCCCAATCAAATGGCCCGTGGCCTGAAACGTGGCCGCACTCGCCTGATCGGCATGCTGGTGGCCGATATCCGCAACCCTTATTCGATTGCCGTGATGCACGGGGTGGAAACCGCCTGCCGTCGGCACGGTTACAGCCTGGTGGTGTGCAACACCGATCGCGATGACGAGCAGGAACGTCAGCACCTGGCGCTGCTGCGCTCGTACAACATCGAAGGGCTGATCGTGAACACCCTCGGCCATCACCGGGATGAGCTGGATGAGTTGAAACGGGAAATGCCGCTGGTACTGGTGGATCGCAAGGTCGATGGACTGGACAGCGACATGGTCGGGTTGAACAACCCGCAAGCCATCGAAATGGCGCTGGAGCATCTTCAGCAGCGTGGCTATCGCGATGTGCTGCTGGTGACTGAACCCTATGACGGCACCAGTTCAAGGATCGAGCGGGTCAGCAGTTTTCAGCAGCAGATTGGCCAGCGCGAAGACATGCGTGGCACGGTGCTGGAAACAGGCCCAAGCCTGGCGAACGATCTTCAAACCTTTTTGAACACACCTGATAACGGCCCGAAAGCCCTGTTCTGCGCCAATGGCGTGGCGGCGCTGGCCTGCACCCTGGCCTTGCGGGAGATTGGCTGCCGGTTGTTCGAGGATGTCGGATTGATTGCGCTGGATGATCTGGATTGGTATCCGCTGGTAGGCAGCGGGATCACCGCCCTCGCCCAGCCAACTGCTGAAATGGGTGCTCAGGCATTTGAATGCCTGCTCAAGCGCTTGCGTGGAGAGGATGGGGCTGCGCGAACCCTGGATTTTGCACCGGTGCTGATTGAGCGCGGCTCGACGCGCGGAATAGCGGAATAA
- a CDS encoding glycerate kinase yields the protein MKIVIAPDSFKDSLSAQGVAEAIALGLAQVWPQATLVKCPMADGGEGTVESILAACEGELRRTRVRGPLGAAVEAAWGWLPHNHTAIIEMAEASGLQLVPPGQRDACISSTFGTGELIRAALDAGAQRVILAIGGSATNDGGAGAMQALGVKLLDAQGQSLVPGGLALAQLAKLDLNELDPRLAQVRFDIAADVNNPLCGPHGASAIFGPQKGASPAQVQQLDQALGHFAELCAQALDKDVRDEPGSGAAGGLGFAAKAFLGARFQAGVEVVAELVGLADAVKGADLVITGEGRFDAQTLRGKTPFGVARIAKQHGVPVIVIAGTLGEGYQELYGHGIDAAFAVTSGPMTLEQACAEAPRLLRERATDIARVWRMATPD from the coding sequence ATGAAAATCGTCATCGCCCCCGATTCGTTCAAGGACAGCCTGAGTGCCCAAGGCGTTGCAGAAGCCATTGCGCTGGGTCTGGCGCAGGTCTGGCCGCAGGCGACGCTGGTCAAATGCCCGATGGCCGACGGTGGCGAAGGCACGGTGGAGTCGATTCTCGCCGCGTGTGAAGGTGAACTGCGCCGCACCCGCGTGCGTGGTCCGTTGGGTGCGGCGGTCGAAGCGGCGTGGGGCTGGTTGCCGCATAACCACACCGCGATCATCGAAATGGCCGAGGCCAGTGGTCTGCAACTGGTGCCGCCGGGGCAACGCGATGCGTGCATCAGCAGTACCTTCGGCACGGGCGAATTGATCCGCGCAGCGCTGGATGCAGGCGCACAACGGGTGATCCTCGCCATCGGCGGCAGCGCCACCAATGACGGCGGCGCTGGTGCAATGCAGGCGCTGGGCGTGAAGTTGCTGGACGCTCAAGGGCAATCACTGGTGCCGGGCGGCCTCGCGCTGGCGCAACTCGCCAAGCTGGACCTCAACGAACTGGACCCGCGTCTGGCACAAGTCCGTTTCGACATCGCCGCCGACGTCAACAATCCCCTATGCGGCCCCCATGGCGCCTCGGCGATTTTCGGCCCGCAGAAAGGCGCATCACCCGCACAAGTGCAGCAACTGGATCAGGCGCTGGGCCACTTCGCCGAACTCTGCGCGCAAGCGTTGGATAAAGACGTTCGTGATGAGCCGGGCAGCGGTGCAGCGGGCGGACTGGGTTTTGCAGCCAAAGCGTTTCTCGGCGCGCGGTTCCAGGCCGGGGTTGAAGTGGTCGCCGAATTGGTCGGGCTGGCCGATGCAGTGAAAGGCGCAGATCTGGTGATCACCGGGGAAGGGCGCTTCGACGCGCAGACCTTGCGCGGCAAAACCCCGTTTGGCGTCGCGCGGATCGCCAAGCAACACGGCGTCCCCGTGATCGTCATTGCCGGCACCCTCGGCGAGGGCTATCAAGAACTCTACGGTCACGGCATCGACGCCGCATTCGCCGTCACCAGCGGTCCGATGACGCTGGAACAAGCCTGCGCCGAAGCACCGCGTCTGCTGCGCGAGCGCGCTACGGACATTGCCCGCGTCTGGCGCATGGCGACTCCGGACTGA
- a CDS encoding MFS transporter, which yields MKTATLATRRWWYIMPIVFITYSLAYLDRANYGFAAASGMAADLMITPGLSSLLGALFFLGYFFFQVPGAIYAQKHSVKKLIFVSLILWGGLATLTGVVSNAYWLIVIRFMLGVVEAAVMPAMLVYLCHWFTRAERSRANTFLILGNPVTMLWMSVVSGYLVQHFSWRWMFIIEGLPAVLWAFIWWKLADDRPAQAKWLSDQEKHDLESALAAEQVGIKAVKNYAEAFRSPKVIILALQFFCWSIGVYGFVLWLPSILKAGAQMDMIEAGWLSALPYLAAVIGMLLVSWGSDKLQKRKRFVWPPLLIASVAFYGSYALGAEHFWWSYTLLVIAGACMYAPYGPFFAIVPEILPANVAGGAMALINSMGALGSFGGSYLVGYLNSSTGSPGASYLLMSGALMLSVVLTIFLKPGASDRVTAKRVAPRPLPAHS from the coding sequence ATGAAAACCGCAACCCTCGCCACCCGCCGCTGGTGGTACATCATGCCGATCGTGTTCATCACCTACAGCCTGGCGTACCTCGACCGCGCCAATTACGGTTTCGCCGCCGCGTCCGGAATGGCTGCCGACCTGATGATCACCCCGGGCCTGTCCTCGCTGCTCGGCGCGCTGTTCTTCCTCGGTTACTTTTTCTTCCAGGTGCCCGGCGCGATCTACGCGCAAAAGCACAGCGTGAAGAAACTGATCTTCGTCAGCCTGATCCTCTGGGGCGGGCTCGCCACGCTGACCGGCGTGGTCTCCAACGCCTATTGGCTGATCGTCATCCGCTTCATGCTCGGCGTGGTCGAAGCGGCGGTGATGCCGGCGATGCTGGTGTACCTGTGCCACTGGTTCACCCGCGCCGAACGCTCGCGGGCCAACACGTTTCTGATCCTCGGCAACCCGGTGACCATGCTGTGGATGTCGGTGGTTTCAGGGTATCTGGTGCAGCATTTCAGCTGGCGCTGGATGTTCATCATCGAAGGGTTGCCGGCGGTGCTTTGGGCATTCATCTGGTGGAAGCTGGCCGATGATCGTCCGGCCCAGGCCAAGTGGCTCAGCGACCAGGAAAAGCACGATCTGGAAAGCGCTCTCGCCGCCGAACAGGTCGGGATCAAAGCCGTAAAAAATTACGCCGAAGCCTTCCGCTCGCCGAAGGTGATCATCCTGGCGCTGCAATTTTTCTGCTGGAGCATTGGCGTTTACGGCTTTGTGCTGTGGTTGCCTTCGATCCTCAAGGCCGGTGCGCAGATGGACATGATCGAGGCCGGCTGGCTGTCGGCGTTGCCCTATCTGGCGGCGGTAATCGGCATGCTGCTGGTGTCGTGGGGCTCGGACAAACTGCAAAAGCGCAAACGTTTCGTCTGGCCGCCGCTGCTGATTGCCTCGGTGGCGTTCTACGGCTCCTACGCCCTCGGTGCTGAGCATTTCTGGTGGTCGTACACGCTGCTGGTGATTGCCGGCGCCTGCATGTACGCGCCCTACGGGCCGTTCTTCGCCATCGTGCCGGAGATCCTGCCAGCCAACGTTGCCGGTGGTGCCATGGCGCTGATCAACAGCATGGGCGCCCTCGGCTCGTTTGGCGGCTCGTATCTGGTCGGCTACCTGAACAGCTCCACCGGTTCGCCAGGCGCCTCGTATCTGCTGATGAGCGGCGCGTTGATGCTCTCGGTGGTACTGACGATTTTCCTCAAGCCCGGCGCCAGCGACCGGGTGACGGCCAAGCGAGTCGCACCGCGCCCGCTGCCGGCCCATTCCTGA
- a CDS encoding sugar kinase, which translates to MSEIDILSFGETMAMFVAEQNGDLACVDQFHKRIAGADSNVAIGLSRLGFNVAWLSRVGADSLGRFVVETLHGEGLDCSHVEVDPAHPTGFQLKSRNDDGSDPTVEYFRRGSAASHLSPQSITSTLLSARHLHATGIPPALSVSAREMSHELMTRMRNAGRSVSFDPNLRPSLWASEREMITEINRLAALAHWVLPGLSEGRLLTGFEDPADIAAFYLDQGAEAVAIKLGPQGAYYRTHLDQGFVAGVPVETVVDTVGAGDGFAVGMISALLEHLSFPEAVRRANWIGSRAVQSRGDMEGLPTRSELTADRSHAAA; encoded by the coding sequence ATGTCTGAGATCGATATCCTGTCGTTCGGCGAAACCATGGCCATGTTTGTCGCCGAACAGAACGGCGATCTGGCCTGCGTCGACCAGTTTCACAAACGGATTGCCGGGGCCGACAGCAATGTGGCCATCGGCTTGTCTCGACTGGGTTTCAACGTTGCGTGGCTGAGCCGGGTCGGTGCCGATTCGCTGGGTCGCTTCGTGGTCGAAACCCTGCACGGAGAGGGTCTGGATTGTAGCCACGTTGAAGTCGATCCAGCACACCCGACCGGTTTTCAGCTCAAGTCGCGCAACGATGACGGCAGCGATCCGACGGTCGAGTATTTCCGTCGCGGCTCGGCGGCCAGTCATCTGTCGCCGCAATCGATCACCTCGACTCTATTAAGTGCCCGGCATCTGCACGCCACCGGCATTCCGCCCGCGCTGTCCGTATCAGCCCGGGAAATGTCCCATGAACTGATGACCCGCATGCGCAACGCCGGGCGCAGCGTGTCGTTCGACCCGAACCTGCGCCCGAGCCTGTGGGCCAGCGAACGGGAGATGATCACCGAAATCAACCGCCTCGCCGCCCTCGCCCACTGGGTGTTGCCGGGGTTGAGCGAAGGCCGGTTGCTGACCGGGTTTGAGGACCCGGCGGACATTGCGGCGTTTTATCTCGATCAGGGTGCCGAAGCCGTGGCAATCAAGCTCGGGCCGCAGGGCGCGTATTACCGCACGCATCTGGATCAAGGGTTTGTCGCCGGGGTGCCGGTTGAAACTGTGGTCGATACGGTCGGTGCCGGCGATGGATTTGCGGTGGGGATGATCAGCGCCCTGCTGGAGCACCTGAGTTTTCCCGAAGCCGTCAGACGCGCCAACTGGATTGGCAGCCGGGCGGTGCAGAGCCGTGGCGACATGGAGGGTTTGCCGACGCGATCCGAACTCACCGCTGATCGTTCCCACGCTGCGGCGTGA
- a CDS encoding sugar phosphate isomerase/epimerase family protein: MNKPDVSISLSSYGADLVRRHGQASFIEVLAAAGANRIEWREELLTNEVPEQLAAATQAEGLQSIYSSPTELWLAGQSRPNPELITALQNAEAFGSKWLKVSLGFFTDNNDLQTLAQILAPSPVQLLVENDQTLHGGRIEPFQRFFAAVEQHNLPIKMTFDIGNWQWQDQSASSAARLLGRHVGYVHCKAVARRADGKLVAVPPAATDLHLWEQLLRHMAQGVMRAAEYPLQGEDLVQLTTEHVAALARLGQSRLEPAHV; the protein is encoded by the coding sequence ATGAATAAACCTGACGTTTCCATCAGTCTTTCCAGCTACGGCGCTGATCTCGTCCGACGCCATGGCCAGGCTTCGTTCATCGAAGTGCTGGCCGCTGCGGGCGCCAATCGCATCGAATGGCGCGAAGAGCTGCTGACCAACGAAGTCCCCGAACAGCTCGCCGCCGCAACACAAGCCGAAGGCCTGCAAAGCATCTACTCCTCGCCCACCGAACTGTGGCTGGCCGGTCAGTCGCGGCCCAATCCCGAACTGATCACCGCGCTGCAAAACGCCGAAGCGTTCGGTTCGAAGTGGCTGAAAGTGTCGCTGGGCTTCTTCACCGACAACAACGATCTGCAGACGCTGGCGCAAATCCTTGCGCCAAGTCCGGTGCAACTGCTGGTGGAGAACGATCAGACCTTGCATGGCGGTCGCATCGAACCGTTCCAGCGCTTCTTCGCCGCCGTCGAGCAACACAACCTGCCGATCAAAATGACCTTCGATATCGGCAACTGGCAGTGGCAAGATCAGTCCGCCAGCAGCGCCGCACGCTTGCTGGGCCGTCACGTCGGCTATGTGCATTGCAAAGCCGTGGCCCGCCGTGCCGACGGCAAACTGGTAGCGGTGCCTCCGGCCGCCACTGACCTGCATCTGTGGGAACAACTGCTGCGGCACATGGCCCAAGGCGTTATGCGCGCCGCCGAATACCCGTTGCAGGGCGAAGACCTGGTGCAACTCACCACCGAACACGTGGCCGCCCTCGCCCGCCTCGGCCAATCCCGCCTGGAGCCTGCCCATGTCTGA
- a CDS encoding pyridoxal phosphate-dependent aminotransferase yields the protein MRYSALTQRIAGEGAAAWRIHDRALELRAGGIDVLLLSVGDPDFDTPLPIIHGAIDSLLAGDTHYSEVRGRLELRKRIAERHRRSSGQDVDADHVIVLPGAQCAVYSVAQCLLDPGDEVIVAEPMYVTYEGVFGACGATVVPVPVRPENGFRVDPADVSARITPRTRAMLLNSPNNPSGASLSLLIWQELAALCIRHDLWLISDEVYSELLYEGEHVSPASLPGMAERTATINSLSKSHAMTGWRIGWMIGPKPLAEHLVNLSLSMLFGLPDFVQKAAQVALEKDLPEVTQMREEYRLRRDLVCERLRGCPGLYPIKPDGGMFVMVDVRQTGIGAQDFAEQLLEGYGVSVLAGEAFGPSAAGHIRIGLVVDRVKLADACSRIALCAAQLLQVRSA from the coding sequence ATGCGCTATTCAGCCTTGACCCAACGAATCGCCGGGGAGGGAGCAGCGGCCTGGCGGATTCACGACCGAGCGCTGGAGCTGCGCGCCGGGGGCATTGATGTCTTGCTGCTGTCTGTGGGTGATCCGGATTTCGATACGCCGCTGCCGATCATCCACGGCGCCATCGACAGCCTGTTGGCAGGCGATACCCATTATTCCGAAGTGCGCGGCCGGCTGGAGCTGCGCAAGCGAATCGCCGAGCGCCATCGGCGCAGCAGCGGTCAGGACGTTGATGCCGACCATGTGATCGTGCTGCCCGGCGCGCAATGCGCGGTGTATTCGGTGGCGCAGTGTCTGCTCGATCCGGGCGATGAAGTCATCGTCGCCGAACCCATGTATGTCACCTACGAAGGCGTGTTTGGCGCTTGCGGCGCGACCGTGGTGCCAGTGCCGGTTCGTCCGGAAAACGGCTTTCGAGTCGACCCGGCGGATGTCTCGGCGCGGATCACCCCCAGGACCCGAGCCATGCTGCTCAACAGTCCCAACAACCCTTCCGGCGCCAGTCTGTCGCTGTTGATCTGGCAGGAGCTGGCGGCGCTGTGCATTCGTCATGACCTGTGGCTGATCAGCGATGAGGTCTACAGCGAATTGTTATACGAAGGTGAACACGTCAGCCCGGCGAGCCTGCCGGGCATGGCCGAGCGCACCGCGACCATCAACAGCCTGTCCAAATCCCACGCGATGACCGGGTGGCGCATCGGCTGGATGATCGGACCGAAACCCTTGGCCGAACATCTGGTGAATCTGTCGCTGAGCATGCTGTTCGGTCTGCCGGACTTTGTGCAGAAAGCGGCGCAAGTGGCGCTGGAGAAAGATCTGCCGGAAGTGACGCAGATGCGCGAGGAATACCGTTTGCGCCGGGATCTGGTGTGCGAACGGTTGCGCGGCTGTCCGGGGTTGTACCCGATCAAGCCGGATGGCGGGATGTTCGTGATGGTCGATGTGCGCCAGACCGGGATCGGCGCGCAGGACTTTGCCGAGCAATTACTGGAGGGGTATGGGGTTTCTGTGCTGGCCGGTGAGGCGTTCGGGCCGAGTGCGGCGGGGCATATTCGCATCGGGCTGGTGGTGGATCGGGTGAAACTGGCGGATGCGTGTTCAAGGATTGCCTTGTGCGCTGCGCAACTTTTGCAAGTGCGCAGCGCCTGA